The Prionailurus bengalensis isolate Pbe53 chromosome A3, Fcat_Pben_1.1_paternal_pri, whole genome shotgun sequence genome includes a window with the following:
- the LOC122497179 gene encoding uncharacterized protein LOC122497179 has product MESFLSEDIGSMIQNKAVERIISPMTVQLCHLIISMEKKDMENEAFACLEKTAEELAQASEDFVHVAKRLAGDSEEEWLWEEMRPTAESLVLSGRNIVLVAQKLHLQPGCQSHQEELVTTAQQILVDTTKVLLLEDAAMARKIVRAAGWCLTCLDALEDADDAASLRGPFADLAAALLRLGRLTARGPGERLDHAGRLLRGCVPALLEAARGHLQRPCDPQLAASQRHTLAQTRKTLGELLAQLEPSAAAPAASAQTGALTWRLRRLRELLSAPGHERMRGGPLDALLAAVVWHCMRLAACSAPPERLRLVARCGQLLELRSAGRLGRIHRHPGEGRASGSLEPGQECAELQAATEALCQGVRSGLLHQILDTFTDTQSPLQRLVQAALATRPVSSLCDGQALPKNLQLFLAAFRDQAKQMLRVAHLVLVCCPRQQTGKDMEVTMAGLWGLVVRVQQLFSQSPQGSGLDWSPAALQALLQAWTRASEGLLACFDDVLNIPEFLSVSIQEMTKHLDCFRWALRKGDSRGFPQLVAYLQGRATHIVQVMSRYVDQDRDPIFRNGLRVLIQQLEQSSLFLSAAAECCLGGHSAQDTEVFFTMAKHLICSAQSIQEGLDGTNHPDILSPLRDQVQRFDTAKEQPYFILPSLQDSTTPALEHQGEPGLGESNSGISYPLRNNLSHPLIPDMHLQSGDPPLPAISKFIVAVDSQSHQAVTTASTNLQEQNAAGDAAQEALAGEGPLGSEGMPGLQEIPTLTLSIVDLGTEIEPCTTTRTSGLPEVALQLSGRPRETGQGLVARDGDWYPLCQQLFCHNPAGDLLGNMAVFMELQQNLASMVQLAAKSEPVDWRKKDPDSAGRPEALLQMQGRLEEVQTHAKQLLDKVLAFDSLQAPTSWDESFEDGCLRWSVAVQDLLQCMERLSRRQGLFLLPLRRAVKDQQGLQEELAQAAAVSQRLLEAARLSGLLCGDAQIKCEVSFLCREIHVLTDALLDVAQILASSPKPSPSLSTRFELLCLELSFQAKALTGHLSIINADYEHVFQDAFYPRLSVCKEPQARPESSLERMVSGIQAAQGIVAGSQESGPCQEDLLRALESIFVLTQEVAQRVPVLQEHSEEWRMHTLDWLQWEWAAKAHHAMAQLQAWKGGHTKAWALLAQCLKPSDETAVMKPRDEQASAQPQLHCEEGASGAVAVGSVDSRGAAPKDTPGNSGGACTVDPDVTGTIAADLDTEQPHSPAPGSTGPLAWLGPEPDQLLPEDGGVEGGSRIIQITREMATEVLLMAQSLRRRGPVLTKDQLITSARKIATSGQKFARLIRIIAKNCIDQRCSQELLCVVDQIQTMSNQLRIISSVKASLARSRSSEELLLENAQQLLRAVSKTVRTTEAASLRGLRQPSSDPEELEVAAFCVQWRRKLLRHRLRETSNLDYDELGLRKTSTEGPPTLAALVPEAF; this is encoded by the exons CATTGGCTCTATGATACAGAACAAGGCCGTTGAGCGAATCATCTCCCCAATGACTGTTCAGCTCTGCCATCTGATCATTTCGATGGAGAAGAAAGACATGGAAAATGAAGCATTTGCCTGCTTGGAGAAGACAGCGGAAGAATTGGCCCAAGCTAGTGAAGACTTTGTGCACGTTgccaaaag GCTGGCAGGAGACTCTGAGGAGGAGTGGCTCTGGGAGGAAATGAGGCCTACTGCTGAGTCTCTGGTCCTGTCTGGAAGGAACATCGTGCTGGTGGCTCAGAAGCTCCATCTTCAGCCGGGATGTCAAAGCCACCAGGAGGAGCTAGTGACTACAGCTCAGCAGATCCTGGTGGACACCACAAAG GTCCTGCTCCTAGAAGACGCGGCGATGGCGAGGAAGATAGTGCGGGCGGCGGGTTGGTGCCTGACCTGCCTGGACGCGCTGGAGGACGCGGACGACGCGGCCTCGCTGCGCGGCCCCTTCGCCGACCTGGCCGCCGCGCTGCTACGCCTGGGCCGCCTGACTGCGCGCGGGCCCGGGGAGCGCCTGGACCACGCCGGCCGCCTGCTGCGGGGCTGTGTCCCCGCGCTGCTCGAGGCCGCCCGCGGCCACCTGCAGCGCCCTTGCGACCCGCAGCTGGCCGCTTCCCAGCGCCACACTTTGGCCCAGACCAGGAAGACCCTAGGCGAGCTGCTGGCGCAGCTGGAGCCCAGCGCCGCGGCCCCAGCGGCCAGCGCCCAGACCGGCGCGCTCACCTGGCGCCTGCGGCGGCTGCGCGAGCTTCTGTCGGCGCCCGGGCACGAGCGCATGCGCGGCGGCCCTCTAGACGCCCTGTTGGCGGCCGTAGTGTGGCACTGCATGCGTCTGGCCGCATGCTCCGCACCGCCGGAGAGGCTGCGCCTGGTGGCCCGCTGCGGCCAGCTGCTGGAGCTGCGGAGCGCCGGGCGCCTGGGTCGGATCCACAGGCATCCGGGAGAAGGCCGGGCCTCCGGGAGCCTGGAACCCGGGCAGGAGTGTGCGGAGCTGCAGGCCGCCACTGAGGCCCTGTGCCAAGGAGTCCGCTCTGGGCTGCTGCACCAGATCCTGGACACGTTCACTGACACGCAAAGCCCTCTTCAACGACTGGTCCAGGCCGCCTTGGCCACTCGCCCAGTCAGCTCCCTGTGTGATGGCCAGGCCTTGCCAAAGAATCTCCAgcttttccttgctgctttccgTGACCAGGCCAAGCAGATGCTCAGAGTGGCTCACTTGGTCTTGGTTTGCTGCCCTCGACAACAAACTGGCAAAGACATGGAGGTCACCATGGCAGGCCTTTGGGGGCTTGTGGTCAGAGTGCAGCAACTTTTCTCACAAAGTCCCCAAGGATCTGGTCTGGACTGGAGCCCAGCTGCCTTGCAGGCCCTGCTTCAGGCATGGACCAGGGCATCGGAAGGCCTGTTGGCATGTTTTGATGATGTTCTCAATATTCCTGAGTTCCTGAGTGTGTCCATTCAAGAAATGACCAAGCACTTGGACTGCTTTAGATGGGCTTTGAGAAAGGGAGATTCCAGAGGCTTTCCCCAACTTGTGGCATATTTACAGGGTCGGGCCACTCACATAGTGCAGGTGATGAGCAGATATGTGGACCAAGATCGAGATCCCATTTTCCGGAATGGCCTGAGAGTCTTGATCCAGCAGCTGGAGCAGTCTTCCCTGTTCCTGAGTGCAGCTGCTGAGTGCTGTTTGGGTGGGCACAGTGCTCAGGACACAGAAGTATTTTTCACCATGGCAAAACATCTGATCTGTTCAGCCCAGAGCATCCAAGAAGGGCTGGATGGGACTAACCACCCAGATATCCTCAGCCCGCTTCGGGACCAAGTCCAAAGGTTTGACACTGCTAAGGAACAACCTTATTTTATtctccccagcctccaggactcCACAACTCCTGCACTGGAACACCAGGGAGAACCTGGGTTGGGGGAAAGCAATTCAGGCATCTCCTATCCACTGAGGAACAATCTTTCCCACCCTTTGATTCCTGACATGCATCTACAGAGTGGGGACCCTCCACTACCAGCCATCAGCAAATTCATCGTTGCTGTAGACAGCCAGAGCCACCAGGCAGTGACCACAGCTAGCACCAACCTGCAGGAACAAAACGCCGCTGGGGATGCAGCTCAAGAGGCCTTGGCTGGGGAGGGACCACTGGGGTCAGAGGGGATGCCTGGACTCCAAGAAATCCCAACACTAACACTTTCTATTGTTGACCTAGGAACAGAGATAGAACCTTGCACGACTACTAGAACCAGCGGGCTTCCGGAAGTGGCTCTCCAGCTGTCTGGGAGACCCAGGGAAACCGGGCAGGGCTTGGTAGCCAGGGATGGTGACTGGTACCCTCTGTGTCAACAGCTCTTTTGTCACAACCCAGCAGGTGATCTTCTAGGGAACATGGCAGTGTTCATGGAGCTGCAGCAGAATTTGGCCTCAATGGTTCAACTAGCAGCCAAAAGTGAGCCTGTGGATTGGCGTAAGAAGGACCCTGACTCAGCTGGGCGTCCAGAAGCACTTTTACAAATGCAAGGCAGATTGGAGGAGGTGCAGACCCATGCTAAACAGCTGTTGGACAAGGTTCTGGCTTTCGATAGCCTCCAAGCCCCTACGTCATGGGACGAAAGCTTTGAGGATGGGTGCCTTCGATGGTCAGTGGCTGTCCAAGACCTGCTCCAGTGCATGGAGAGACTCAGCAGGAGACAAGGCCTGTTCTTACTGCCCCTGCGGCGGGCCGTGAAGGACCAGCAGGGACTGCAGGAAGAGTTGGCCCAGGCAGCAGCTGTTTCTCAGAGGCTACTAGAGGCTGCCAGGCTGTCTGGCCTCCTGTGTGGGGACGCGCAGATAAAATGTGAGGTCTCATTTTTGTGCAGGGAAATCCATGTGCTCACAGATGCTCTGCTGGATGTGGCACAGATCCTGGCCTCCTCCCCCAAACCATCTCCCAGTCTGTCCACACGCTTTGAACTCCTCTGCTTGGAGCTCTCCTTTCAAGCCAAGGCCCTCACTGGCCACCTCAGCATCATCAACGCAGACTATGAACATGTCTTCCAAGATGCCTTCTATCCAAGGCTCTCTGTCTGTAAAGAACCTCAGGCCAGGCCAGAAAGCTCCCTGGAAAGAATGGTGTCTGGTATCCAAGCTGCACAGGGAATTGTGGCAGGAAGTCAAGAGTCTGGGCCCTGCCAGGAGGACCTTCTTAGGGCTCTGGAGAGCATTTTTGTCCTCACCCAGGAGGTGGCCCAGAGGGTCCCAGTGCTCCAAGAACACTCAGAGGAGTGGAGAATGCACACCCTGGACTGGCTTCAGTGGGAGTGGGCAGCCAAAGCCCATCATGCCATGGCCCAGCTCCAGGCCTGGAAAGGTGGTCACACCAAGGCCTGGGCACTCTTGGCCCAGTGCCTGAAGCCCAGTGATGAGACGGCAGTGATGAAGCCCAGGGATGAACAggcctctgcccagccccagctccaCTGTGAGGAGGGTGCCTCAGGAGCTGTTGCAGTGGGCAGTGTGGATTCTCGGGGTGCTGCCCCAAAAGACACCCCAGGGAACTCAGGGGGGGCCTGCACTGTGGACCCAGACGTCACTGGGACAATTGCAGCAGACCTGGACACG GAGCAGCCGCACAGCCCAGCACCTGGCTCCACAGGCCCACTGGCCTGGCTGGGCCCTGAGCCAGACCAGCTGCTCCCGGAGGATGGCGGCGTGGAAGGGGGGAGCAGGATCATCCAGATTACCCGAGAGATGGCTACAGAGGTGctcctgatggctcagagtctgagGAGGAGAGGACCCGTCTTG ACCAAAGATCAGCTCATTACCTCTGCTAGGAAAATCGCGACTTCTGGACAAAAGTTCGCCAGACTTATCCGCATCATCGCCAAGAACTGCATAGATCAAAGATGTTCCCAGGAGCTTTTGTGTGTGGTAGACCAGATTCAAACAATGAGCAACCAGCTCCGCATCATCTCCAG